The Candidatus Hydrogenedentota bacterium nucleotide sequence GGGTTGTAGACGAACAACAGGATCAGGCAATTTACAGAAAGTACTTGACACGAGCCCCTCTATACTATCCCCTCTTCTTCTCTTTCCCCTCTTTCCCCTTCTCCCCCCTTCCCTCTCTCTTCTCTCTCTTCTCTCTCTTCTCTTTCCTCTCCGTCCCTCTTGTCCTATCCGTCCTATCCGTCCTATCTGTCTTATCTGTCCCATTTGTCTTTTCTGTTATTTTCCCCTGCTTTTTTGTGTCTATTGTGCCTTTTGTGGCCACCCCTCCCCATGCTTTCCTCCTTCCCCTCTTTGTGTTCTCTGCGTTCCTTGCGGTTATTGTTCCACCCGCCCCCGTCACACCGCCCCGAGAAACGCCCCGATGTTCTCCGTGCTCACCCCCGGCGGCATGCCGCCGCCGCAGGAGATCAGCACGCGCCGCGTGTCCCCTCCCAGTTCCTCCCGCAGCGCCCGCACGCTGGCCGCCACCTCCTCCGGGCTTCCCTGCGCCAGCACGTCCCTCGGCGGGATGTTCCCCAGCAGGGTCACACCCTCCCCCGCAAGCCGCCGCATCTCCGCCATCGGGTGCTCATGGCTGAAATTGAACAGGTTGACCCCCGTCGCCGCCAGATGCGGCGCGCACACCAGCCCCGCCGCGTCGTTGTGGAACATCCGGACCCGCGCGTCCACCGCCCCGAACAGCCGCGCCAGCCGCGGCTTGGCGAACGCCAGAAAGTCCTCCTCCCCGCAGAACCCCACCAGGTCGTCCAGCACCAGCACACCGTCAATCGTCGGGAAGGCCGCCGCCTGCGCCTTCAGCCAGTCCTCCAGAAACTCCGTGATCGTGTCCAGCAGCGCGTGCGTCTCGTCCGGCTGCATTTTCATGCCCATCAGGAACTCCGTGTTCCCAAGAAGAAACCCCGCAATGTTCAGCGGACCCCGCGCCACGGCGAAGCGCACCGCATGGCCCGCCGCCTCGATAGCCGGGAGGCAGTGCTCCAGCCGCTTCAACACAAAAGGCGCCAGCCCGTCCCGGCGCGGGTCCGGCCTCTCCATCCGCGCCGCGTCGTCAACACTGTCAAAGACCTTCGCGGCGAAGGGAAACTCATTCTCGTGCCACAGGCACTTCGCCCCGAAGGCCGACGGCTCTGTGCACATCCCGAACTCCGACCAGAACCCCGGCAGGAAGAGCACCTCCGGCCACTGCCGCACCGCCCGCAGGTTCGCCTCCAGCCACCGGGTCTCGCTCGTGTAATAGTCCAGCAGCGACATCCCCGCCCAGCCCGGCAGCCACGGGCTGTCAATGATGAACCCGGCGGGCGGCGTCTCCGGCCCGCGCCCCTCCAGCACCGCCAGCAGCGTTTCCCATTGCTTGTCCGTCATCGCGCGGTCTCCCTCAGTAGACTTTCACAGGCACCGCCGCGCCGCCCTGCTCGGCGGAGACGTAGGCGCTGTAAATGGTCGAAATGGTGTCCGCGCCGAGCAGGCTGTCACTCTCCGGCGGGGTGTCCTCCGCGATGCAACGGTAAAACGCCTCAATCTCCTGCGGATACCCCGTGGACCAGTCCTCGTCCGGAGGCATCGCCGTCCACCCCTGCTTTGTCCCGATCTTCTCCACCGTGTAAATGTCCCTGAAATTCGCGTCCACCGGATTGTACGCCTGCATCCCCGTG carries:
- a CDS encoding uroporphyrinogen decarboxylase, producing the protein MTDKQWETLLAVLEGRGPETPPAGFIIDSPWLPGWAGMSLLDYYTSETRWLEANLRAVRQWPEVLFLPGFWSEFGMCTEPSAFGAKCLWHENEFPFAAKVFDSVDDAARMERPDPRRDGLAPFVLKRLEHCLPAIEAAGHAVRFAVARGPLNIAGFLLGNTEFLMGMKMQPDETHALLDTITEFLEDWLKAQAAAFPTIDGVLVLDDLVGFCGEEDFLAFAKPRLARLFGAVDARVRMFHNDAAGLVCAPHLAATGVNLFNFSHEHPMAEMRRLAGEGVTLLGNIPPRDVLAQGSPEEVAASVRALREELGGDTRRVLISCGGGMPPGVSTENIGAFLGAV